The Streptomyces sp. NBC_00440 genome contains a region encoding:
- a CDS encoding SAM-dependent methyltransferase, translated as MADAALRLTTLAEELLGAPLPVRIRAWDGSESGPPGTPVLVIRHRRALRRLLWKPGELGLARAWVAGEIDVDGDLYAALDLLAGLIWERDDPAELKKARLPLFDPKLRAAARGLLDIGGLLPPPPPPAEEIRRRRGPVHTKRRDQQAISHHYDVGNDFYELVLGPSMVYSCAYWAEDSTLETAQRDKLDLVCRKLELQEGMRLLDVGCGWGSMAIHAAREYGARVTGVTLSREQAAYARKRIAEEGLTDRIEIRVQDYRDVKDGPYDAISSIGMAEHVGSVRYREYADDLFALLKPGGRLLNHQIGRRPERDESAYEIDAFIDAYVFPDGELSPVGRTVELLEEAGFEARDVEMLREHYALTLREWVANLEARWAEAVRLTSPGRARIWRLYMAASALAFEKNRIGVNQVLAVKTPESGASGMPRRARDWR; from the coding sequence ATGGCCGACGCCGCGCTGCGGCTGACCACTCTCGCCGAGGAGCTTCTGGGAGCCCCGCTCCCGGTCCGCATCCGGGCCTGGGACGGCAGCGAGTCCGGGCCGCCGGGGACGCCCGTCCTGGTGATCCGTCACCGGCGCGCCCTGCGGCGGCTGTTGTGGAAGCCGGGGGAGCTCGGCCTCGCCCGCGCCTGGGTCGCCGGTGAGATCGACGTGGACGGCGATCTGTACGCGGCGCTCGACCTGCTGGCCGGGCTCATCTGGGAGCGCGACGACCCGGCGGAGCTCAAGAAGGCGCGCCTGCCGCTGTTCGACCCGAAGTTGCGGGCAGCCGCCCGCGGGCTCCTCGACATCGGCGGGCTGCTGCCCCCGCCACCCCCACCGGCTGAGGAGATCAGACGCCGCCGGGGCCCGGTCCACACCAAGCGCCGTGACCAGCAGGCCATCAGCCACCACTACGACGTCGGCAACGACTTCTACGAGCTGGTGCTCGGCCCGTCGATGGTTTACTCCTGCGCCTACTGGGCCGAGGACTCCACACTGGAGACCGCCCAGCGCGACAAGCTCGACCTGGTCTGCCGGAAGCTGGAGCTCCAGGAGGGGATGCGGCTGCTCGATGTCGGCTGCGGATGGGGCTCGATGGCCATCCACGCCGCCCGCGAGTACGGGGCCCGGGTCACCGGTGTCACCCTCTCCCGCGAGCAGGCCGCGTACGCGCGCAAGCGCATCGCCGAGGAGGGGCTGACGGACCGGATCGAGATCCGCGTCCAGGACTACCGGGACGTCAAGGACGGTCCTTACGACGCGATTTCGTCGATCGGGATGGCCGAGCACGTCGGCTCGGTCCGCTACCGGGAGTACGCGGACGATCTGTTCGCCCTGCTCAAGCCCGGCGGCCGGCTGCTCAACCACCAGATCGGCCGCCGCCCCGAGCGGGACGAATCGGCGTACGAGATCGACGCGTTCATCGACGCCTACGTCTTCCCGGACGGCGAGCTGTCGCCGGTCGGCCGGACCGTGGAGCTGCTTGAGGAAGCCGGTTTCGAGGCCCGCGACGTCGAGATGCTCCGTGAGCACTACGCGCTGACGCTCCGGGAGTGGGTGGCCAATCTGGAGGCGCGCTGGGCGGAGGCGGTCCGGCTGACGAGTCCGGGCCGGGCCCGGATCTGGCGGCTCTACATGGCCGCGTCCGCGCTCGCCTTCGAGAAGAACCGGATCGGCGTCAACCAGGTGCTGGCCGTGAAGACCCCGGAGAGCGGGGCCTCCGGGATGCCGCGCCGGGCCCGCGACTGGCGCTGA
- a CDS encoding NAD(P)/FAD-dependent oxidoreductase — protein sequence MSTTERPRILVVGGGYVGLYAARRILKKMRYGEATVTVVDPRSYMTYQPFLPEAAAGSISPRHVVVPLRRVLPKAEILTGRVTTIDQDRKVATVAPLVGEAYELPFDYLVIALGAVSRTFPIPGLAEQGIGMKGVEEAIGLRNHVLEQLDKADSTTDEDVRRKALTFVFVGGGFAGAETIGEVEDMARDAAKYYTNVKREDMRFLLVDVADKILPEVGPKLGAYGKEHLESRGVEVYLKTGMDSCIDGHVVLNNGLEVDANTLVWTAGVKPNPVLARYGLPLGPRGHVDTSEKLQVQGTDYIWAAGDNAQVPDMAARKAGVENAWCPPNAQHALRQAKVLGDNVISGMRGFPQGDYEHANKGAVAGLGLHKGVAMIVMGKMKIKLKGRLAWYMHRGYHGLAVPTWNRKIRVVADWTLAMFLKREVVSLGAMETPREEFYEAAKPAPRPAAPKAEAGKSDAEKAKA from the coding sequence ATGAGCACCACGGAGCGTCCCAGGATCCTCGTAGTTGGAGGCGGGTACGTAGGCCTGTACGCAGCTCGACGCATTCTCAAGAAGATGCGCTACGGCGAAGCGACCGTCACGGTCGTGGACCCGCGCTCGTACATGACGTACCAGCCCTTCCTCCCCGAAGCTGCTGCCGGCAGCATCTCGCCCCGGCACGTCGTCGTCCCGCTGCGACGCGTGCTGCCGAAGGCCGAGATCCTCACCGGCCGAGTCACCACGATCGACCAGGACCGCAAGGTCGCCACGGTCGCGCCGCTCGTCGGCGAGGCCTACGAGCTGCCCTTCGACTACCTGGTCATCGCGCTCGGCGCGGTCTCCCGTACCTTCCCGATCCCCGGCCTCGCCGAGCAGGGCATCGGCATGAAGGGCGTCGAAGAGGCGATCGGTCTGCGCAACCACGTCCTTGAGCAGCTCGACAAGGCCGACTCGACGACCGACGAGGATGTCCGCCGCAAGGCGCTGACCTTCGTCTTCGTCGGCGGTGGCTTCGCGGGTGCGGAGACCATCGGCGAGGTCGAGGACATGGCCAGGGACGCCGCGAAGTACTACACCAACGTCAAGCGCGAGGACATGCGCTTCCTGCTGGTCGACGTGGCGGACAAGATCCTTCCCGAGGTCGGGCCGAAGCTCGGCGCGTACGGCAAGGAGCACCTGGAGTCCCGCGGGGTCGAGGTCTACCTCAAGACCGGCATGGACTCCTGCATCGACGGCCACGTGGTGCTGAACAACGGCCTGGAGGTCGACGCCAACACGCTCGTCTGGACCGCCGGCGTCAAGCCGAACCCGGTCCTGGCGCGTTACGGTCTGCCGCTCGGCCCCCGCGGCCACGTGGACACCTCGGAGAAGCTCCAGGTGCAGGGCACGGACTACATCTGGGCCGCGGGTGACAACGCGCAGGTCCCGGACATGGCCGCCCGCAAGGCCGGTGTCGAGAACGCCTGGTGCCCGCCGAACGCCCAGCACGCGCTGCGTCAGGCCAAGGTCCTCGGTGACAACGTCATCTCGGGTATGCGCGGCTTCCCGCAGGGCGACTACGAGCACGCCAACAAGGGTGCGGTGGCGGGCCTCGGCCTCCACAAGGGCGTCGCGATGATCGTCATGGGCAAGATGAAGATCAAGCTCAAGGGCCGTCTCGCCTGGTACATGCACCGTGGTTACCACGGCCTCGCGGTGCCGACCTGGAACCGCAAGATCCGCGTCGTCGCCGACTGGACGCTCGCGATGTTCCTCAAGCGCGAGGTCGTCTCGCTCGGCGCGATGGAGACTCCCCGCGAGGAGTTCTACGAGGCGGCCAAGCCGGCGCCCCGTCCCGCGGCGCCGAAGGCCGAAGCGGGCAAGTCCGACGCCGAGAAGGCCAAGGCCTGA
- a CDS encoding Ppx/GppA phosphatase family protein, with amino-acid sequence MTRVAAIDCGTNSIRLLVADADPATGELVDLDRRMTIVRLGQDVDRTGRLAPEALERTFAACTEYAEIIKAHGAERLRFVATSASRDAENRDEFVSGVRDILGVEPEVITGDQEAEFSFTGATKELAGQGGEYLVVDIGGGSTEFVVGDENVKAARSVDIGCVRLTERHVRHDPPTLGEITAMRADIDAALDEAAETVPLSGNRTLVGLAGSVTTVSAIALGLDAYDSTAIHHSRITAAQVGEIAGTLLISSHDERAAIPVMHPGRVDVIGAGAMILHSVMKRTGAGEVVVSEHDILDGIAWSCARDAE; translated from the coding sequence ATGACCCGCGTCGCTGCCATTGACTGCGGTACGAACTCCATCCGTCTGCTCGTCGCGGACGCCGACCCCGCCACCGGTGAACTCGTCGACCTGGACCGGCGGATGACCATCGTCCGGCTCGGCCAGGACGTCGACCGGACGGGCCGGCTCGCCCCCGAGGCGCTGGAGCGGACCTTCGCGGCCTGTACGGAGTACGCCGAGATCATCAAGGCCCATGGCGCCGAGCGTCTCCGCTTCGTCGCCACGTCCGCGTCCCGCGACGCCGAGAACCGGGACGAGTTCGTCAGCGGGGTGCGCGACATCCTCGGCGTCGAGCCCGAGGTGATCACCGGCGACCAGGAGGCCGAGTTCTCCTTCACCGGCGCGACGAAGGAACTGGCCGGTCAGGGCGGCGAGTACCTGGTGGTGGACATCGGCGGCGGCTCGACCGAGTTCGTCGTCGGGGACGAGAACGTCAAGGCGGCCCGCTCGGTGGACATCGGCTGCGTACGGCTCACCGAGCGGCACGTCCGCCACGACCCGCCGACGCTCGGCGAGATCACCGCGATGCGGGCCGACATCGACGCCGCGCTGGACGAGGCGGCGGAAACGGTCCCGCTGTCCGGGAACCGCACGCTCGTCGGTCTCGCCGGTTCGGTGACCACCGTCAGCGCCATCGCGCTGGGCCTCGACGCCTACGACTCGACGGCGATCCACCACTCACGGATCACCGCGGCGCAGGTCGGCGAGATCGCCGGAACCCTGCTGATCTCGTCCCACGACGAGCGTGCGGCGATCCCGGTGATGCATCCGGGGCGGGTCGACGTCATCGGTGCGGGAGCGATGATCCTGCACTCGGTCATGAAGCGGACCGGCGCCGGCGAGGTGGTCGTCAGCGAGCACGACATCCTCGACGGCATCGCGTGGAGCTGTGCGCGCGACGCCGAGTGA
- a CDS encoding DUF501 domain-containing protein, translating to METPPPQTDRTEPTDADISAFKEQLGRPPRGLRAIAHRCPCGNPDVVETAPRLEDGTPFPTTYYLTCPRAASAIGTLEANGVMKEMTERLRTDPELAAAYRAAHEDYIARRDAIEVLEGFPSAGGMPDRVKCLHVLVGHSLAAGPGVNPLGDEAIAMLPEWWAKGPCVPRARDGEGSAPLGD from the coding sequence ATGGAAACGCCCCCTCCGCAGACCGACCGTACCGAGCCCACCGACGCGGACATCAGCGCGTTCAAGGAGCAGCTCGGCCGACCGCCCCGCGGGCTGCGCGCCATCGCGCACCGCTGCCCGTGCGGCAACCCCGACGTCGTCGAGACGGCCCCGCGTCTGGAGGACGGCACGCCGTTCCCGACGACGTACTACCTGACCTGCCCGCGTGCGGCCTCCGCGATCGGCACGCTGGAGGCGAACGGCGTCATGAAGGAGATGACCGAGCGCCTGCGCACCGACCCCGAACTGGCCGCCGCCTACCGGGCCGCGCACGAGGACTACATCGCCCGCCGCGACGCGATCGAGGTCCTGGAGGGCTTCCCGAGCGCGGGTGGGATGCCCGACCGGGTCAAGTGCCTGCATGTCCTGGTCGGTCATTCACTGGCCGCGGGGCCCGGCGTCAACCCGCTGGGGGACGAGGCGATCGCGATGCTGCCCGAGTGGTGGGCGAAGGGCCCGTGCGTGCCGCGGGCCCGCGACGGCGAGGGCTCCGCCCCGCTCGGCGACTGA
- a CDS encoding FtsB family cell division protein — MAGNRDRFSTATRLKVLGEQTAARVYRSQSRRQARRPRLTGRAAILLMVLCTLVVALAYPMRQYVSQRGDIADQRRQVSEARARVEELRDEKARLQDNAYVERLAREQLHYVRPGETNYTMVDPDARTRRTAGKGAADRPWYSNLWDGVDSADRTKAP, encoded by the coding sequence ATGGCAGGGAACCGGGACCGGTTCTCCACCGCGACCAGACTCAAGGTGCTCGGTGAGCAGACCGCGGCCCGTGTCTACCGCTCCCAGTCCAGGCGCCAGGCGCGCAGGCCCCGGCTCACCGGCCGGGCGGCGATACTGCTCATGGTGCTCTGCACCCTGGTGGTCGCGCTCGCGTATCCGATGCGGCAGTACGTCTCGCAGCGCGGCGACATCGCCGACCAGCGGCGCCAGGTGAGCGAGGCGAGGGCGCGTGTCGAGGAGCTGCGGGACGAGAAGGCCCGCCTCCAGGACAACGCGTACGTGGAGCGGCTGGCCCGTGAGCAACTGCACTACGTACGGCCGGGGGAGACCAACTACACGATGGTCGATCCCGACGCCCGCACCCGGCGCACCGCCGGCAAGGGCGCGGCGGACCGGCCCTGGTACTCGAACCTGTGGGACGGCGTGGACAGCGCGGACCGCACCAAGGCCCCCTAG
- the eno gene encoding phosphopyruvate hydratase: MLVPSIDVVVAREILDSRGNPTVEVEVGLDDGSTGRAAVPSGASTGAFEAIELRDGDPNRYQGKGVEKAVLAVIEQIGPELVGYDATEQRLIDQAMFDLDATENKGSLGANAILGVSLAVAHAASEASDLPLFRYLGGPNAHLLPVPMMNILNGGSHADSNVDIQEFMIAPIGAESFSEALRWGAEVYHTLKKVLKTKGLSTGLGDEGGFAPNLESNRAALDLILEAIKEAGYAPGKDIALALDVAASEFYKDGKYEFEGKSRSAAEMTEYYEELVASYPLVSIEDPLYEDDWDGWKVITDKLGAKVQIVGDDLFVTNPERLARGIEEGSANALLVKVNQIGSLTETLDAVELAQRNGFKCMMSHRSGETEDVTIADLAVAVNCGQIKTGAPARSDRVAKYNQLLRIEEILDDAAVYAGRSAFPRFRSS, encoded by the coding sequence ATGCTAGTGCCGTCCATCGACGTCGTCGTAGCCCGGGAAATCCTGGACTCCCGAGGCAACCCCACGGTCGAGGTCGAGGTCGGCCTCGACGACGGCAGCACGGGCCGTGCCGCCGTCCCGTCCGGCGCCTCCACCGGTGCGTTCGAGGCCATCGAGCTCCGCGACGGTGACCCCAACCGTTACCAGGGCAAGGGCGTCGAGAAGGCAGTCCTCGCCGTCATCGAGCAGATCGGGCCGGAGCTCGTCGGCTACGACGCCACCGAGCAGCGCCTGATCGACCAGGCGATGTTCGACCTGGACGCGACGGAGAACAAGGGCTCGCTCGGCGCCAACGCCATCCTCGGCGTCTCGCTCGCCGTGGCACACGCCGCTTCCGAGGCTTCCGACCTCCCGCTCTTCCGCTACCTGGGCGGCCCGAACGCGCACCTACTGCCCGTTCCGATGATGAACATCCTGAACGGCGGGTCGCACGCCGACTCCAACGTCGACATCCAGGAGTTCATGATCGCGCCGATCGGCGCCGAGTCCTTCTCGGAGGCGCTGCGCTGGGGCGCCGAGGTTTACCACACCCTCAAGAAGGTCCTGAAGACCAAGGGCCTGTCGACCGGTCTCGGCGACGAGGGCGGCTTCGCGCCGAACCTGGAGTCGAACCGCGCCGCCCTCGACCTCATCCTTGAGGCCATCAAGGAGGCCGGCTACGCGCCGGGCAAGGACATCGCGCTCGCGCTCGACGTCGCCGCCTCCGAGTTCTACAAGGACGGCAAGTACGAGTTCGAGGGCAAGTCCCGCTCGGCCGCCGAGATGACCGAGTACTACGAGGAGCTCGTCGCCTCGTACCCGCTCGTCTCCATCGAGGACCCGCTGTACGAGGACGACTGGGACGGCTGGAAGGTCATCACCGACAAGCTGGGCGCCAAGGTCCAGATCGTCGGCGACGACCTCTTCGTCACCAACCCGGAGCGGCTGGCCCGCGGCATCGAGGAGGGCTCCGCCAACGCCCTGCTCGTCAAGGTCAACCAGATCGGTTCGCTGACCGAGACCCTGGACGCCGTCGAGCTCGCGCAGCGCAACGGCTTCAAGTGCATGATGTCGCACCGCTCCGGTGAGACCGAGGACGTCACCATCGCCGACCTCGCGGTCGCCGTGAACTGCGGCCAGATCAAGACCGGCGCCCCGGCCCGCTCGGACCGCGTCGCCAAGTACAACCAGCTGCTGCGCATCGAGGAGATCCTCGACGACGCCGCGGTCTACGCGGGCCGTTCGGCGTTCCCGCGCTTCCGCTCCAGCTGA
- a CDS encoding transglycosylase family protein yields MLFSSKSKHRRPSKAVRVATLAGVAGAAVAVPLIGATSASAASVSTWDAVAQCESGGNWSTNTGNGYYGGLQFNNSSWAAAGGTQYAPRADLATKGQQIATAEKLLAMQGPGAWSCAGAGGLTSGGPSPDVSTGSNSGSSSSSADQQSSHSDQQAASRSEARTSAPAAPKHAAPRHAAPAKIQKGDGEYKVKAGDTLSTIAKAEHVSGGWKKVFDLNKDVVKDANLIYPGQQLHLS; encoded by the coding sequence ATGCTGTTTTCCAGCAAGTCCAAGCACCGTCGCCCCTCGAAGGCCGTCCGCGTCGCCACTCTCGCCGGTGTTGCCGGTGCCGCTGTGGCCGTACCGCTGATCGGGGCGACCTCGGCCTCCGCCGCTTCGGTCTCGACCTGGGACGCCGTCGCGCAGTGCGAGTCCGGTGGCAACTGGTCCACCAACACGGGCAACGGCTACTACGGCGGCCTCCAGTTCAACAACTCCAGCTGGGCCGCCGCCGGCGGTACGCAGTACGCCCCGCGTGCCGACCTCGCCACCAAGGGCCAGCAGATCGCCACCGCCGAGAAGCTTCTCGCCATGCAGGGTCCGGGCGCCTGGTCCTGCGCCGGTGCCGGCGGCCTGACCAGCGGCGGTCCGAGCCCGGACGTCTCCACCGGTTCGAACAGCGGCTCCTCCTCGTCGAGCGCCGACCAGCAGAGCAGCCACAGCGACCAGCAGGCCGCTTCGCGCAGCGAGGCCCGCACCAGTGCGCCGGCCGCCCCGAAGCACGCCGCTCCCCGGCACGCCGCTCCCGCCAAGATCCAGAAGGGTGACGGCGAGTACAAGGTCAAGGCCGGCGACACCCTCTCCACGATCGCCAAGGCCGAGCACGTCTCCGGTGGCTGGAAGAAGGTCTTCGACCTGAACAAGGACGTCGTGAAGGACGCCAACCTGATCTACCCCGGTCAGCAGCTCCACCTGAGCTGA
- a CDS encoding LysM peptidoglycan-binding domain-containing protein encodes MRTGNGRHRRPRQAPALVVAAGVTGSAIALPLLASTGAHAADATTWDRVALCESGGIWSTDLGNGHYGGLQFSQATWDKYGGGQYAARPDLASRSQQIAVAKKVYAAEGATPWASCAAIAGLTKDDADSASVDPGSPDTASPSPAKPTDSAKPSDSAKPTGSAKDPAGGDTDADGSKQTPSKHAPSKQASPSPSDSPSGAPSSSSAPSSPTSDPSSDTSDSSGDSGSSGTSGTSGTSGPSASATPGPSDSAAPAGPASGDAPGGGKHRGGEATGGSGASHDETGRHASRGGEVSRDDARTDGSYTVRAGDNLWSIAEAHDLPGGWPALYAANHRTVGGDPDFIVPGQSLDLDRNQG; translated from the coding sequence ATGCGCACCGGGAACGGTCGGCACCGCCGCCCCCGTCAGGCTCCAGCTCTTGTCGTAGCGGCAGGAGTTACGGGCTCGGCCATCGCCCTTCCGCTGCTGGCGTCGACCGGCGCCCACGCTGCCGACGCCACGACCTGGGACCGGGTGGCGCTGTGCGAGAGCGGCGGCATCTGGAGCACCGACCTCGGCAACGGGCACTACGGCGGCCTCCAGTTCTCGCAGGCGACCTGGGACAAGTACGGAGGCGGGCAGTACGCGGCCCGCCCCGACCTGGCCAGCCGCTCCCAGCAGATAGCCGTGGCCAAGAAGGTGTACGCGGCCGAGGGTGCGACTCCCTGGGCCAGTTGTGCGGCCATCGCCGGGCTGACGAAGGACGACGCGGACAGCGCCTCCGTGGACCCGGGCTCCCCGGACACCGCGAGCCCGAGCCCCGCGAAGCCGACCGATTCCGCGAAGCCGAGCGATTCGGCCAAGCCGACCGGTTCCGCCAAGGACCCGGCGGGCGGGGACACGGACGCGGACGGTTCGAAGCAGACACCGTCGAAGCACGCGCCGTCGAAGCAGGCGAGTCCGAGCCCGTCCGATTCCCCTTCGGGCGCCCCGTCCTCCTCATCGGCCCCGTCATCCCCCACATCTGACCCCTCATCGGACACATCAGACTCTTCCGGCGATTCAGGCTCTTCGGGCACTTCGGGCACTTCGGGCACTTCTGGCCCCAGCGCATCCGCCACGCCCGGCCCCTCGGACTCGGCGGCACCCGCCGGTCCTGCTTCCGGTGACGCCCCGGGGGGCGGCAAGCACCGGGGCGGCGAGGCCACCGGTGGCTCCGGAGCGAGCCATGACGAGACCGGGCGGCACGCTTCACGCGGCGGGGAGGTGTCCCGCGATGACGCCCGTACGGACGGCAGCTACACCGTCCGCGCGGGTGACAATCTGTGGTCCATCGCGGAGGCGCACGATCTGCCCGGCGGATGGCCCGCGCTCTACGCGGCGAACCATCGGACCGTCGGAGGCGATCCGGACTTCATCGTTCCTGGCCAGAGCCTTGATCTCGACCGAAATCAGGGGTAG